CATACCCGGTATTTTCATTTTATTTGAAAGATGAAAAAGAAAATACTAATATTCTTTTTCCATAAACCGAAAATAGTAGAGAAGGAGTGTCTTTAGAATGTCAGCTGACAAGATTACCAACAATTTGATTGATATTTTGAACAAAGAACTTAAGCTTCTGGAAGAGTACAATTCCGGCTGTGAGACACTGCATAAGTATGTCACAGCAAAGAACTGGACAAGACTTGAACTTACTCTGAACAGCCTTGGGAAAAAGGCTGATAAGCTGAACTCAATAGATCTTATCAGAGAGGAACTTGTTCTTCATCTGAAAGAAGACTATCAGCTTGATCCCGGAGTATCCTTCGGAATGCTGATGACTCGACTTGACAGCGGGTATCAGAAAGAGATCAGGATTTTAAAGCAGAAACTGCGTCATGCAGTCAGTATGCTGCAGGTCAGGATTAACGGTATCGGGAATTATGCGGAAAGCCAGACTTCCGCTCTCAAGGATGTCCTGGATGTTCTTATTCCCGATCAAAAAGCCAGAATTTACAACAGCAGCGGTACGGCATCGCCCGTCGATAACAAACCCATGCTGTTTAACCATCAGTTTTAAGGAAAGGATTGTTTATGGGTTCCACATTCAGCGGTATTGAATTAGGAAAAAGAAGTTTACAGGCCCACACTCAGGGGTTGCAGACGATAGGACACAACCTCAGCAACGCTTCAACCGAGGGCTACAGCAGACAGAGAGTACGTCTGTCTGCAACAGATCCGATCTACATGCCTCAGCTCAACAGGGCAGAGCGTCCGGGTCAGATCGGCCAGGGTGTGGACGTTACCATGGTGGAACGCATAAAGGACACCCTCCTTGAAAACAGAATAATCGCCCAGGGTGATGAAACCGGTTATTGGGACACCAGGGACCAATACCTGCTGATGGTGGAGCAGATCTATAACGAACCCTATGATACTTCTGTAAGGTCTCTAATGGACAATTACTGGGACAGTTGGCAGGAGCTATCGGTTCATCCCGAAGATATGCCTGCCAGACAGGCTGTTCTGAAAAGGGGAGAATCCCTTATTGACGGAATCAACGGCCGTTACAGACGACTGAAAGAGACCAGAACCATGCTGAATGATGATGTGGCCGTATCAGTTGGTCAGGTAAACAGTATCCTCACTGATATTTCCAGACTCAATCTTCAGATAGAGAAGTCAGAAGCAGTAGGGGATAATCCAAATGATCTTCTTGACAGCAGAGACCTCCTGGTCGAGAAACTTTCAGGTTTTATAAATGTAACTGTAGATAACAGAGACCCCGATGAGTTTCTGATTCATACACAGGGAATGCATCTTATTCAGGGTAAACAGGTACATCTCCTGGATACTCAACCCAATCCTCTGAATGAAGGCTATCTGGATGTTAAATGGGCGGATACGGGGCGAGATGTAGATATCAGAAACGGTAAACTGGCGGCCCTCCTGGAACTCCGAGACGGTGATGTACGCGGTGAAATCCAGAAACTGGACATGATGACAGTAAACTTTACAGATATGGTCAATGAGGTTCACTCCGAAGCATTTTCTGCCAACGGAAGCACGGGAATCGACTTTTTCACAGAGTATCCATTTGTAAATAATGCCCTGGGTAATTATGACCGCAGCGGTGATGGAGAATTTGATTCCTCCTATATCTTCAGGATGACCGGAAATAACGCCCTTAATTCGGAGCAGCAGACCGGACTGGAAGGAACAATTACCCTCAACGGTGCAGCCGGAGATATTTCAGTAGAATATTTTCCCACAGACCGTATTGCTGATATTGTTGACCGGATTAATAATGCGGGAGCCGAAGTTAAGGCCTTGATCAACAGAGAAGGAAGACTGGTCCTGAAGGGCAGTGCAGCCGATGATCTTGAGAATCCCGACTTTGTAATCCGTCATGTAGAGGATTCAGGTTCTTTCCTGGCAGGATATGCTGGTCTTTTAGGCGGAAGCGGTGCCGAAAATGCCTACAACTGGGATCAGGCTGATGCAGTCCTTGGACTGAGAGATATCGATTTCGCCGTTGCTCCTCTGACTCATCCGGCAGGCTGGATGGGGATAAATGAGGCTCTCCAGGCAGATCCCGCATCTATTGCCTCAGGCTTTGGTCTGAACGGTAGAGAGGGGCTTCCCGGAGACGGAAGTGCGGCCCTTGAGATTGCATCACTCAGAAACAAGTCTGTAATGGTCGGCCCCAGCACAACATTTGACGATTACTTTGCCGATGTTGTGGCTTCAATCGGACTGAAGGGTGAAGCTGCTCAGCAGGCCAACGAATCACAGCAGCTTGTTATGAAGGATCTTAAGGATTTTCAGTCATCCATTTCCGGTGTGAATATGGATGAGGAGTTTGCAGAAATGATCAAGTTTCAGCATGGCTACAACGCAGCAGCCCGTTTTGTATCAAATATCAATGATATGCTGGATACCATTATCAATAGAATGGGAGTGTAATAGATGAGACGAGTAAGCACTAACATGCCGAACACTGATCTCCAGTATCAGATGAGGCTTAAAGATTTTAAAATGAATGAAATGCAGACTGGCATCGGCAGCAGCAGAAGATTGAATAATCTCCGGGATGATCCCATTGCTGCAGCCCACTCAACCAGGCTGAGTTCTCATATTACTCATCTTACTAGGTATTCTGATAATATTGGTACAGCCCAGGGTGAGTACTCTCTGGCGGAAACTTCCATGAACCAGTCGGTACAGGTTGTTCAGCGGCTCAGAGAACTTGCTGTACAGGGAAGCAACGGTACCTATTCAAAAGAAGAACTGGGATATATGGCCATCGAGACAAATGAGCTCCTCAAAGAGCTGGTTTCCATGGCAAATACCCGTACTGCCGACGGCAGAACCCTCTTTGGTGCCAACGACACGAAAAATGATCCCTTTGTAGCCATGAAGAGTAGAGTAGAGGGAATCGAGGGTGCTGTAATTTCTGAAGTACGTTATGCAGGAAATATCACAGCCAATCAGACTGAAATAGGTGAAGGAACAAGAATTGACCTGAACTTTGCAGGAAATAAGGTCTACTGGGCTGAGAATCAGCAGATTTTCGCACAGCGGGATACACTGGATTATGTGGTCAAGGAAGACAGCACCATCAGCATTGACGGCAAAGAGATTGCCTTAAAGACCGGTGATAATATTCACGGGATCATTTCAAAGATCAATGACAGTGATCTGGCAGTTAAGGCTTCACTTGATCCTGTTACCAACAGTTTCACAATAGAATCAACAGTTCCCCATCAGATCTGGATTGATGAAGATCCCGACTCAAAAGTGCTCAAGGATATTGGACTTCTGGCTGAAAGCGGAAGTAGACCTCCCGAGAATCTTCATAAAGATGTCATGGTCGGCGGTGGTTCACTCTTTGATATGGTCATAGGCCTCAGAGACAGTCTTCTCACAGGAGACCAGGAGGCAGTCGGCGGCCGGATTCTGGGCGGACTGGACAAGTCACTTGGCAACCTGCTGAACAATATGGCCGATCTGGGATCCCGGAATGAGCGTCTTGATCACAGTTTTGCCAGACTGGACAGTGAAAAAATGAATGTGATTGCAGTAAATTCCAAGCTGACTGATATAGACATGACAGAAGCAATAACTAATCTCAAGATGCTTGAATACACACAGAAGGCGGCCTATCAGTCCGCTTCCAAGATCCTGCAATCTAATCTTATGGACTTTTTGAGGTAAAAATGCAGATAATAACAAAAGCCTACGGCGAAGTAGAAATAGATGAAAGGCAGATCATTACATTTCCTAATGGTCTGTTCGGTTTCGAGACATTACATGATTTTGCACTTCTCGATGCAACTCAGCAGCCATTTTACTGGCTTCAGTCAATTGATGTGGATCAGGTAGCCTTTGTATTGATTAAACCTTCCATTTTCAGGCCGGATTATACTCCGGCAGTGATGAAGTCTGAATTGGAGGCGCTCTCTCTGAAAGACAGCAGTGAAGAGAATGCCCTGGTTTTCAGCATTGTTACATTTCTGGATGATAATCAGAATATGACAGCCAACTTGCAGGGCCCGGTCATTGTAAACCGTCATGCAAGAGTGGGACGTCAGTGTATTTCAACAGATCCCCGTTGGGAGACAAGGCATAATATTGCAGAGGAAATTGCTTCTCAGAGGAACAGCATATGCTGATATTATCAAGAAAAAAAGATGAAAGCATCATAATCGGAGATAACATCACAATATCTGTTGTGGATATCAAGGGCGATCAGGTTAAAATTGGAATTGCCGCACCTAATGATGTCAAAGTGTTCAGACAGGAAGTATATATAGCCATACAGGAAGAAAACAAAGCTGCCGCTGCGGTCAGCAATATTCCAGATTCAATTTCACTGAATGATATTTTTAAGAAAAAAGATTAGCACTTATTTGTTTCTGCTGTTATAGATAGCAGCAAATTCTTTATTAAGTTCAAGAAATAAGTCCAGAAGGGCCGGGTCAAAATGTTTTTCCCGGCCTTTTTTCATGATTGAAACAGACTTTGCATGGGTAAATGACTTCTTATAGCTTCTCTTGGAACGTAGAGCATCATAGACATCCGCGATACATACAATTCTTGCACACAAAGGAATCATCTCACCGAATATTCCATAGGGATAACCATTCCCATCCCATTTTTCGTGATGAGACAGTGCAATATCTTTGGCCATGGATTTGGGGTGGGTACTCAGGATATAGGCACCATTCTTGGTGTGCTCATTCATTATCTCCCGCTCCCAGTCATCAAGAGGACCGCTCTTATTCAGAATATCATCGGGTGTACCTATCTTTCCGACATCATGCATGGCGGCAAGGAAACCGATATCCTCAATAAACTCATCATTGATCTCTTCATAGCCTTCTCTCCCTTTCAGATGTCTGCTCAGAAGAAGGGCATAATCATTAACCCTTTCAATATGCTCGCCTGTGTCGTTGTCTTTAAGTTTAGAAGCCTCAAGGAGGCTCAGGAAGGTCTTCTGGAGCAGTTCTTTGTATTCCTTGGTGATAATGTCCCATTGAACCATATATGCCCTGGGTCTCTCTCCATGACGGCAGAGACAGGGTTGTATCATAGCTCTTAAAAAAGAACTGGTATTATCATTGCTGAAGGGTAGAAGTCTTCCCATCCATGCATAGGCATTATCCGGATTTTCAAGGCTCTGTTTTAGAGCAGCACTTAAATTCAGTTCTGTATCGGTATGGAACAGTTCGGGAAGATGTCTGTTCAGGGGTGATTTTATAAAGATCAGATCCTTGAGAAACTCAGGGTTTATCCATACTATTTTCAGATCAAGATCTATAAAACATGTAGGAATAGGACTGTTTTTTATGTGATCTATAAGAAAACGGAATTCTTTGTCTTCCAGAAGAGCCGTATTCCGTTCCTCCGGGTCTATATTTGTAAAAAGTGACCATGGATAGAAGATGCTGTCCTCTTCATCAAGATCATCAAGTTCATGTACTTCTTCTGCAGTTTCAAGAAATAATAAATCCGCTTCATTATCACCGAGAATCGGGGGATCTCTGTAATCATAGAATCCTTCGGATTTATCTTTACGCTTCAAGTTTTCTCTCCGTACAGTGCAATTTCCGCTTCACTTCTGCGAAGATAAAGGGGGCCGTAATCTTTAGAAAGGCAACCCTCTGCATCATAACGTTTCAAACCGAGTTCCAGAAGCTGTCTGCTTTTACCGCTCTTATTATTTCCATCGTAGCACAGACCCTTCCGGGATTCCGTAGAGACCATTCGGCAGTCAGGTCCGGTAAATAATACCTTATCAAAGGCAGATGTTTTTTTCAGGATTTCATCTTCACTCAAATCAAAAGGACCTTCCAGTTTTTTACCTTCTGAGTAGAATCCGCAGTAGTAACGTTTTTTTCTGGCATCCATCAGAGGAACAACCACTCCGTCAAAGTAATCAAAGCCATAGGCTAGATAATCCGTTGTTACAACTGCAGTGTAAGGTATACTGAGTCCGAATGCCAGACCTTTGATCGTTGACATTCCTATTCTCAGACCTGTGAATGAACCGGGACCTTCTGAGCAGACCAGTAGCTCCAGATCCTTCCGGTTGACATC
Above is a window of Oceanispirochaeta sp. M1 DNA encoding:
- a CDS encoding HD domain-containing phosphohydrolase → MKRKDKSEGFYDYRDPPILGDNEADLLFLETAEEVHELDDLDEEDSIFYPWSLFTNIDPEERNTALLEDKEFRFLIDHIKNSPIPTCFIDLDLKIVWINPEFLKDLIFIKSPLNRHLPELFHTDTELNLSAALKQSLENPDNAYAWMGRLLPFSNDNTSSFLRAMIQPCLCRHGERPRAYMVQWDIITKEYKELLQKTFLSLLEASKLKDNDTGEHIERVNDYALLLSRHLKGREGYEEINDEFIEDIGFLAAMHDVGKIGTPDDILNKSGPLDDWEREIMNEHTKNGAYILSTHPKSMAKDIALSHHEKWDGNGYPYGIFGEMIPLCARIVCIADVYDALRSKRSYKKSFTHAKSVSIMKKGREKHFDPALLDLFLELNKEFAAIYNSRNK
- the flgK gene encoding flagellar hook-associated protein FlgK, whose protein sequence is MGSTFSGIELGKRSLQAHTQGLQTIGHNLSNASTEGYSRQRVRLSATDPIYMPQLNRAERPGQIGQGVDVTMVERIKDTLLENRIIAQGDETGYWDTRDQYLLMVEQIYNEPYDTSVRSLMDNYWDSWQELSVHPEDMPARQAVLKRGESLIDGINGRYRRLKETRTMLNDDVAVSVGQVNSILTDISRLNLQIEKSEAVGDNPNDLLDSRDLLVEKLSGFINVTVDNRDPDEFLIHTQGMHLIQGKQVHLLDTQPNPLNEGYLDVKWADTGRDVDIRNGKLAALLELRDGDVRGEIQKLDMMTVNFTDMVNEVHSEAFSANGSTGIDFFTEYPFVNNALGNYDRSGDGEFDSSYIFRMTGNNALNSEQQTGLEGTITLNGAAGDISVEYFPTDRIADIVDRINNAGAEVKALINREGRLVLKGSAADDLENPDFVIRHVEDSGSFLAGYAGLLGGSGAENAYNWDQADAVLGLRDIDFAVAPLTHPAGWMGINEALQADPASIASGFGLNGREGLPGDGSAALEIASLRNKSVMVGPSTTFDDYFADVVASIGLKGEAAQQANESQQLVMKDLKDFQSSISGVNMDEEFAEMIKFQHGYNAAARFVSNINDMLDTIINRMGV
- the tsaB gene encoding tRNA (adenosine(37)-N6)-threonylcarbamoyltransferase complex dimerization subunit type 1 TsaB; translated protein: MNCALAVDTASSLMSVCLKKNNAYFEMTIDNGLKHSETLMNTILLVLKEADVNRKDLELLVCSEGPGSFTGLRIGMSTIKGLAFGLSIPYTAVVTTDYLAYGFDYFDGVVVPLMDARKKRYYCGFYSEGKKLEGPFDLSEDEILKKTSAFDKVLFTGPDCRMVSTESRKGLCYDGNNKSGKSRQLLELGLKRYDAEGCLSKDYGPLYLRRSEAEIALYGEKT
- a CDS encoding flagellar hook-associated protein 3, translated to MRRVSTNMPNTDLQYQMRLKDFKMNEMQTGIGSSRRLNNLRDDPIAAAHSTRLSSHITHLTRYSDNIGTAQGEYSLAETSMNQSVQVVQRLRELAVQGSNGTYSKEELGYMAIETNELLKELVSMANTRTADGRTLFGANDTKNDPFVAMKSRVEGIEGAVISEVRYAGNITANQTEIGEGTRIDLNFAGNKVYWAENQQIFAQRDTLDYVVKEDSTISIDGKEIALKTGDNIHGIISKINDSDLAVKASLDPVTNSFTIESTVPHQIWIDEDPDSKVLKDIGLLAESGSRPPENLHKDVMVGGGSLFDMVIGLRDSLLTGDQEAVGGRILGGLDKSLGNLLNNMADLGSRNERLDHSFARLDSEKMNVIAVNSKLTDIDMTEAITNLKMLEYTQKAAYQSASKILQSNLMDFLR
- the csrA gene encoding carbon storage regulator CsrA, whose amino-acid sequence is MLILSRKKDESIIIGDNITISVVDIKGDQVKIGIAAPNDVKVFRQEVYIAIQEENKAAAAVSNIPDSISLNDIFKKKD
- a CDS encoding flagellar assembly protein FliW; the encoded protein is MQIITKAYGEVEIDERQIITFPNGLFGFETLHDFALLDATQQPFYWLQSIDVDQVAFVLIKPSIFRPDYTPAVMKSELEALSLKDSSEENALVFSIVTFLDDNQNMTANLQGPVIVNRHARVGRQCISTDPRWETRHNIAEEIASQRNSIC